Proteins from a single region of Synechococcus sp. WH 8109:
- a CDS encoding FAD-dependent oxidoreductase, with protein MSTPASLPSRAAVVIVGGGMAGLSCAASLARRGVRDVVLLEAQTLAHAKASSYGETRMFREMYSDPVLCRLAQEANRLWREEENHASQQLRETHGLLFYGESWDEETIEGSIPGARRVMDDQGIPYEALNAEQIAARFPLKPKPGFTGLFEPTAGAVRSDRVVAHWINTARNAGHQLIEHCPVAGLDADGGGVTLESGEHIAAGQLVVACGIWSQLLLAPLGLSPKLEVWPMLWAHYTVDPALADRYPQWFCFQQERGDDGGLYYGFPVLSQTADGRPRIKAGIDWAPQELRVAEPNAMVTEPPARLVELLDTFLFNELEGVQERVETVISPYSMASDVNFVLDRLTPKLSLFAGGSGQAFKFAPLIGDSLARLASSEQPAVDLSCWSHQRAAVRA; from the coding sequence ATGAGCACACCCGCGTCCCTGCCCAGCCGGGCAGCCGTCGTGATCGTTGGCGGCGGCATGGCCGGCCTCAGCTGCGCTGCATCCCTGGCCCGCCGCGGCGTGCGCGATGTGGTGCTGCTGGAAGCCCAGACCCTGGCCCACGCCAAGGCCAGTAGCTATGGCGAAACCCGGATGTTCCGGGAGATGTATTCCGACCCGGTGCTCTGCCGTCTTGCCCAGGAGGCCAACCGCCTCTGGCGCGAGGAAGAAAACCACGCCAGTCAGCAATTGCGGGAGACCCACGGCCTGCTCTTCTACGGCGAAAGCTGGGATGAAGAGACGATCGAGGGGTCGATCCCTGGGGCCCGACGGGTCATGGACGATCAGGGCATCCCCTATGAGGCCCTCAACGCCGAACAGATCGCGGCCCGTTTCCCGCTGAAGCCGAAGCCGGGCTTCACCGGACTGTTCGAGCCCACCGCCGGTGCCGTGCGTAGCGACAGGGTCGTGGCCCACTGGATCAACACCGCCCGCAATGCCGGCCATCAGCTGATCGAGCACTGCCCAGTGGCGGGCCTCGATGCCGATGGCGGTGGCGTCACCCTGGAGAGCGGCGAACACATCGCCGCCGGACAGCTGGTAGTGGCCTGCGGGATCTGGAGCCAGCTGTTGCTGGCCCCTCTTGGCCTTTCACCCAAACTGGAGGTGTGGCCGATGCTATGGGCCCACTACACGGTCGACCCGGCGCTGGCCGATCGCTACCCCCAGTGGTTCTGCTTCCAGCAGGAACGCGGCGATGACGGTGGTCTCTACTACGGATTCCCCGTCCTCAGCCAAACGGCGGATGGCCGCCCACGGATCAAGGCGGGCATCGACTGGGCTCCGCAGGAGCTGCGCGTCGCCGAACCCAACGCCATGGTTACCGAGCCACCCGCTCGCCTGGTGGAGCTGCTTGACACCTTCCTGTTCAACGAACTGGAGGGTGTGCAGGAGCGTGTGGAGACCGTGATCAGCCCCTACTCCATGGCCAGCGACGTGAACTTCGTGCTGGACCGGCTCACCCCGAAGCTGAGCCTGTTCGCAGGAGGCTCCGGCCAGGCCTTCAAGTTCGCCCCCCTGATCGGTGATTCCCTGGCACGCCTCGCCAGTAGCGAACAACCAGCGGTGGATCTCTCCTGCTGGAGCCACCAACGCGCCGCCGTCCGCGCCTGA
- a CDS encoding Glu/Leu/Phe/Val dehydrogenase dimerization domain-containing protein: MSSGKKTAPTVSVLAEHVSDHLSVFVVAEDTDAKRPANGGLRVLNYPSDEACIADGQRLAGLMTHKHDLYGTGFAGGKIVARAAEPDAVKDELISVTAELLESLDGAMITGCDLNTSLEDMERLTALTPHVLAAVGSPVDASAATAHGTLGAVEAVLDKDLNDARPGRALVHGCGAVGGTVARHLVEHGWTVFTVDLDREKASFPGATPLPKSCAWWELNLDLLLPCSISGLINAEMATALKTPAVVPAANAPFQQPQLADELRRRGVQVLPDPLVNAGAVIADSIERFSPDAWKDAGAKDVYAFVRDEVRRRASEYLNQREQGLSVGAALEEVAATPSTDPIGLSFGESE; encoded by the coding sequence ATGAGCAGCGGCAAGAAAACCGCGCCGACCGTGTCGGTGCTGGCGGAACACGTCTCCGACCACCTCTCGGTGTTCGTGGTGGCGGAAGACACCGATGCCAAGCGTCCCGCCAACGGAGGCCTGCGTGTGCTCAATTACCCGAGCGATGAGGCCTGCATCGCAGACGGCCAACGGCTGGCGGGGTTGATGACCCACAAGCACGATCTTTACGGCACCGGTTTCGCCGGCGGCAAGATCGTTGCCCGGGCCGCTGAACCCGATGCCGTCAAGGATGAGCTGATCAGCGTCACCGCCGAGCTGCTGGAGTCACTTGACGGCGCCATGATCACCGGCTGCGATCTCAACACCAGTCTGGAGGACATGGAGCGTCTGACGGCGCTCACCCCCCATGTGCTGGCGGCGGTCGGCAGCCCTGTGGACGCCAGTGCCGCCACCGCCCACGGCACCCTCGGTGCTGTGGAGGCCGTTCTGGACAAGGACCTCAACGACGCCCGCCCTGGCCGGGCCCTCGTGCACGGCTGCGGTGCCGTTGGTGGCACCGTTGCCCGCCATCTCGTCGAGCACGGTTGGACCGTGTTCACCGTGGATCTGGACCGCGAGAAAGCCAGTTTTCCCGGCGCGACGCCGCTGCCTAAGAGCTGCGCCTGGTGGGAACTGAACCTCGACCTGCTGCTGCCCTGCTCGATCTCAGGGTTGATCAACGCCGAAATGGCGACGGCGCTGAAAACCCCAGCCGTGGTGCCTGCCGCCAATGCCCCCTTCCAGCAACCCCAATTGGCGGATGAGCTGCGTCGCCGCGGTGTGCAAGTGCTACCGGACCCCCTGGTGAATGCAGGAGCTGTGATCGCCGATTCAATCGAGCGGTTCTCCCCCGACGCCTGGAAAGACGCTGGTGCCAAGGACGTCTATGCGTTCGTTCGCGATGAGGTGCGCCGACGGGCCAGCGAGTATCTGAATCAGCGCGAACAAGGCTTGTCAGTCGGTGCAGCCCTTGAGGAGGTGGCCGCAACACCCTCCACCGACCCCATCGGCCTCAGCTTTGGAGAAAGCGAATGA
- a CDS encoding SAM dependent carboxyl methyltransferase — protein sequence MAIAMTTGYSAQTEGALLCIEAASDWALTCVNQLAVADSHVLIDYGAADGGTAVGLWNQVLDRLHANQPKAHLTLIGNDLPSNDNIALADNLALQIPRDPKPTVLVSARSFYEPSVAPNSVSFGFSATAMHWLSASPGPLNNHTHVLASGDADALQRFTAQAMKDWHHILELRSRELKVGGRLLTVNLSRDEAGLYLGHNGNETRNVHDQLHQIWRSMAEEGLISQEQYQQGTVLNFYKSPEEFMAPLKDESSAAYRNGLRLVDERTVYVKCPYRRRWKESGDTATFAAGLMATIRSWSRHSFASAAGNTAADTVFKRLQQRIAEAPSEWSLDYVEHHQMMEKVA from the coding sequence ATGGCCATCGCCATGACCACGGGTTACAGCGCGCAGACCGAGGGCGCTCTTCTGTGCATCGAAGCCGCCTCGGACTGGGCCCTGACTTGTGTGAATCAACTGGCTGTCGCTGACAGCCATGTTCTGATCGATTACGGAGCTGCCGACGGTGGAACCGCCGTTGGGCTCTGGAACCAGGTGCTGGATCGCCTGCATGCCAACCAACCCAAGGCCCACCTGACGTTGATCGGCAACGACCTACCGAGCAACGACAACATTGCTTTGGCCGACAACCTGGCCCTGCAGATCCCCCGGGATCCGAAGCCAACGGTGCTGGTGAGTGCCCGCAGCTTCTACGAGCCCTCCGTGGCTCCGAACTCGGTGAGCTTCGGTTTTTCCGCCACGGCCATGCACTGGCTGAGCGCCTCCCCCGGCCCCCTGAACAACCACACCCATGTGCTGGCCTCCGGTGATGCCGACGCACTTCAGCGCTTCACCGCCCAGGCGATGAAGGACTGGCACCACATCCTCGAGCTGCGCAGCCGCGAACTGAAGGTGGGCGGCCGCCTGCTGACGGTGAACCTCTCCCGTGATGAAGCAGGGCTTTATCTCGGCCACAACGGCAACGAAACCCGCAACGTGCACGACCAGCTACACCAGATCTGGCGGAGCATGGCCGAGGAAGGCCTGATCAGCCAGGAGCAGTATCAACAAGGCACGGTTCTGAACTTCTACAAGTCCCCCGAGGAGTTCATGGCTCCGCTGAAGGACGAGAGCAGCGCCGCGTACCGCAATGGCCTGCGGCTGGTGGACGAGCGCACCGTTTACGTGAAGTGCCCTTACCGTCGCCGCTGGAAGGAGAGCGGTGACACGGCTACTTTCGCCGCCGGATTGATGGCGACGATCCGCAGCTGGAGCCGCCACAGCTTTGCCAGTGCTGCCGGCAACACCGCAGCAGACACGGTGTTCAAGCGGCTGCAGCAACGCATCGCCGAAGCTCCCAGCGAATGGAGCCTCGACTACGTCGAACACCACCAGATGATGGAGAAGGTGGCCTGA
- the rdgB gene encoding RdgB/HAM1 family non-canonical purine NTP pyrophosphatase, producing the protein MKTLVIASGNAGKIREFQGLLRALPVSVQPQPEGLEVEETGTTFAANARLKAQAVAAAIGEWALADDSGLSVDALNGAPGVHSARYAPTDPERIARLLKALNGSDQRQAYFCAALCIAAADGTILLEVEGRCDGLITASPRGDQGFGYDPIFEVAGTGRTFAEMPLAEKKQHGHRGKAFSLLEPKLRQLLEAS; encoded by the coding sequence ATGAAGACCCTTGTGATCGCGAGCGGCAACGCTGGCAAGATTCGTGAATTCCAGGGTCTGCTACGGGCCCTGCCCGTCAGCGTGCAACCCCAGCCAGAAGGCTTAGAGGTGGAGGAGACGGGCACCACCTTTGCCGCCAATGCCCGGCTCAAGGCTCAAGCGGTTGCCGCCGCCATAGGGGAATGGGCCTTGGCCGACGATTCAGGCCTGAGTGTGGATGCCCTCAATGGTGCGCCGGGGGTTCACTCCGCCCGCTACGCGCCCACCGACCCGGAACGCATTGCCCGGCTGCTGAAGGCCCTGAACGGCTCAGATCAACGCCAGGCCTATTTCTGTGCCGCACTGTGCATTGCCGCTGCGGACGGCACGATCCTGCTGGAGGTGGAAGGCCGCTGCGACGGCTTGATCACGGCCTCACCCCGGGGAGATCAGGGTTTCGGCTACGACCCGATCTTTGAAGTCGCTGGAACCGGCCGCACCTTCGCCGAAATGCCTTTGGCGGAGAAAAAGCAGCACGGCCACCGCGGCAAGGCCTTCAGCCTTCTGGAACCCAAGTTGCGCCAGTTGCTCGAAGCAAGCTGA